One genomic segment of Acanthochromis polyacanthus isolate Apoly-LR-REF ecotype Palm Island chromosome 9, KAUST_Apoly_ChrSc, whole genome shotgun sequence includes these proteins:
- the pigk gene encoding GPI-anchor transamidase — protein sequence MKTHLLFNLFATFLLADGLNIEDSAGQFFSSGHTNNWAVLVCTSRFWFNYRHVANTLSVYRSVKRLGIPDSHIVLMLADDMACNHRNPKPATVFSHKNMELNVYGDDVEVDYRGYEVTVENFLRVLTGRLPPSTPRSKRLLSDDRSNILIYLTGHGGNGFLKFQDSEEISNVELADAFEQMWQKRRYNELLFIIDTCQGASMYERFYSPNLMALASSQVGEDSLSHQPDLAIGVHLMDRYTFYLLEFLEDIHPASKANMNDLFKVCPKSQCVSTPGHRTDLFLRDPGSVLITDFFGSVRKVEITTEAIDLTEPIKEVEERPANGDVHKEMHSYVDQLPVSEIIHQKPKQKDWHPPDGFILGLWTLILLVFFQTYGIKHLRHIF from the exons ATGAAAACACACCTTTTATTCAACTTATTCGCTACATTCTTGCTCGCAGACGGCCTGAACATCGAG GATAGCGCCGGGCAGTTCTTCAGCAGCGGTCATACCAATAACTGGGCTGTCCTG GTGTGTACGTCCAGATTCTGGTTCAACTACAGACATGTGGCAAACACTCTGTCTGTGTACAGAAGTGTTAAGAGGCTGGGCATCCCTGACAG CCACATCGTTCTGATGCTGGCTGACGACATGGCGTGCAACCACAGAAACCCCAAACCTGCCACAGTGTTCAGCCACAAGAACATGGAGCTGAACGTGTACGGTGACGACGTGGAGGTGGACTACAGAGGATACGAG GTGACGGTGGAGAACTTCCTGCGAGTTCTGACGGGACGGCTTCCTCCCAGCACGCCGCGCTCCAAACGCCTCCTCTCTGACGACAGGAGCAACATCCTCATATACCTGACAG GCCACGGCGGGAACGGCTTTCTGAAGTTCCAGGACTCGGAGGAGATCAGCAACGTGGAGCTGGCGGACGCTTTTGAGCAGATGTGGCAGAAAAGAAG GTACAACGAGCTGCTCTTCATCATCGACACCTGTCAGGGCGCCTCCATGTACGAGAGGTTCTACTCCCCCAACCTCATGGCTCTGGCCAGCAGCCAGGTCGGAGAGGACTCCCTGTCG CACCAGCCTGACTTGGCCATCGGAGTCCACCTGATGGACCGGTACACCTTCTACCTGCTGGAGTTCCTGGAAGACATCCACCCGGCCAGCAAAGCCAACATGAACGATCTG TTCAAAGTGTGTCCCAAGAGTCAGTGTGTGTCCACTCCGGGCCACCGTACCGACCTGTTCCTGAGGGATCCGGGAAGCGTCCTCATCACCGACTTCTTCGGCAGCGTACGCAAAGTGGAGATCACCACGGAGGCCATCGACCTGACCGAGCCCAtcaaggaggtggaggagag ACCTGCTAATGGAGACGTCCATAAAGAGATGCACTCCTACGTGGACCAGCTGCCGGTTTCTGAAATCATCCATCAG